From the genome of Thermoflexus hugenholtzii, one region includes:
- a CDS encoding ketopantoate reductase family protein yields the protein MPPEGISLQRILIFGAGAVGGYLGAMLQAFGHEVILLGRPPVVEAIRRRGLTLQRPDGLTLTVRPHAVSEPEAIDGEVDALFLTVKAYDMEAAIAALRRKGWGRALLFCWQNGVDGETRLAEAFGAERVVAGTLTQPVSVVAPGIVRLERLRGGVGLAPMDRHLNLRQWAAALRLAGFPTRLYADPKAMKWSKLLLNLIANATCAILDWSTEQVLRDPQAFVIERAAFREALAVMRALGLRPVSLPGYPVPLLAWAMSHGPDALLRRILSAMGARGRGGKLPSLHMDLRRGTRLEVEAYTGAVVRHGARLGVPTPVHQALTEILTGLADGRERPETWRGNPAALLERAGLAPIPRR from the coding sequence CTGGGCCGCCCACCGGTTGTGGAGGCGATCCGGCGACGCGGACTCACCCTGCAGCGCCCCGACGGCCTGACCCTCACCGTTCGACCCCATGCGGTCTCGGAGCCGGAAGCGATAGATGGGGAGGTGGACGCCCTCTTCCTCACCGTGAAAGCCTATGACATGGAGGCGGCGATCGCCGCGCTCCGGCGGAAAGGCTGGGGCCGGGCCCTGCTGTTTTGCTGGCAGAACGGCGTGGATGGAGAGACCCGGCTGGCCGAGGCCTTCGGGGCCGAGCGGGTGGTGGCCGGCACGCTGACCCAACCCGTCTCGGTCGTGGCCCCGGGGATTGTCCGCCTGGAACGGCTCCGGGGAGGCGTCGGGCTGGCCCCCATGGACCGGCATCTCAATCTCCGGCAGTGGGCCGCGGCCCTGCGTCTGGCCGGCTTCCCCACCCGCCTCTATGCGGACCCGAAGGCCATGAAGTGGTCAAAGCTCCTGCTCAACCTGATCGCCAACGCCACGTGCGCCATCCTGGACTGGAGCACGGAGCAGGTGTTGCGGGATCCCCAGGCCTTCGTCATCGAACGGGCGGCCTTCCGGGAAGCCCTGGCCGTCATGCGGGCGCTCGGCCTGCGGCCGGTCTCCTTGCCCGGCTATCCGGTTCCCCTCCTGGCCTGGGCCATGTCGCACGGGCCTGACGCCCTGCTCCGTCGGATCCTGAGCGCGATGGGCGCACGGGGGCGCGGGGGGAAGCTGCCTTCCCTTCACATGGACCTGCGTCGGGGAACCCGCCTGGAAGTAGAGGCTTACACCGGGGCCGTGGTCCGTCACGGGGCCCGCCTCGGGGTGCCCACGCCGGTCCATCAGGCCCTCACGGAGATCCTGACCGGGCTGGCCGACGGCCGGGAACGCCCGGAGACATGGCGTGGGAACCCCGCCGCCCTGCTGGAACGCGCCGGCCTGGCGCCGATCCCTCGCCGCTGA